The following proteins are encoded in a genomic region of Lactiplantibacillus plantarum:
- the ssb gene encoding single-stranded DNA-binding protein: MINRTILVGRLTRDPELRYTNGGAAVATFTIAVNRQFTNQNGEREADFISCVIWRKAAENFANFTHKGSLVGIDGRIQTRNYENQQGVRVYVTEVVVENFSLLESRAESERHQSANGGSGNNNYNNGNSNYNNNNNGYSNQGQNAAPQQSSANNNNPFGNGNTGNASSAAPSSSANNNNQADPFANNGDQIDISDDDLPF; this comes from the coding sequence ATGATTAACCGTACAATTCTTGTTGGCCGACTGACAAGAGATCCGGAATTACGTTACACGAATGGTGGTGCCGCCGTCGCGACGTTCACTATTGCCGTAAACCGTCAATTCACGAATCAAAATGGGGAACGTGAAGCAGATTTCATTAGTTGCGTCATTTGGCGTAAAGCTGCTGAAAATTTTGCGAACTTTACTCATAAAGGTTCACTTGTTGGTATCGATGGCCGGATTCAAACCCGGAACTACGAAAACCAACAAGGGGTACGTGTTTACGTTACAGAAGTTGTCGTTGAAAACTTCTCATTATTAGAATCACGGGCAGAGTCTGAACGTCATCAGTCTGCCAATGGTGGTAGTGGTAATAACAATTACAACAATGGTAATTCGAATTACAACAACAATAATAATGGGTATAGTAATCAAGGCCAAAATGCGGCTCCTCAACAATCATCAGCGAATAACAATAACCCATTTGGTAATGGTAATACTGGTAATGCTAGCAGTGCGGCACCATCAAGCAGTGCTAACAACAATAATCAGGCTGACCCATTCGCTAATAATGGCGATCAAATTGATATCTCGGATGATGATTTACCATTCTAG
- the rpsF gene encoding 30S ribosomal protein S6, with product MSESKKYEITYIVRPDIDDAAKTALVDRFDKILTDNGAQVIDSKDWSKRRFAYEIGGFNEGTYHIVNLTATDDAALNEFDRLSKINDDILRHMIVKRED from the coding sequence ATGAGTGAATCAAAGAAATATGAAATTACTTACATCGTACGTCCCGACATCGACGATGCTGCCAAGACAGCTTTAGTTGATCGTTTCGACAAAATCTTAACTGATAACGGTGCGCAAGTAATTGATTCAAAAGACTGGTCAAAGCGTCGTTTCGCATACGAAATCGGTGGCTTTAACGAAGGTACTTACCATATCGTTAACTTAACAGCAACTGACGATGCTGCTTTAAACGAATTCGACCGTCTTTCAAAGATCAATGATGACATTTTACGTCACATGATCGTTAAACGCGAAGACTAA
- the rpsR gene encoding 30S ribosomal protein S18, whose amino-acid sequence MAQQRRGGRRRRKVDFIAANHIEYIDYKDTDLLRRFISERGKILPRRVTGTSAKNQRSLTIAIKRARIMGLLAFVSED is encoded by the coding sequence ATGGCACAACAAAGAAGAGGTGGCCGTCGTCGTCGTAAAGTCGACTTCATCGCCGCAAACCATATCGAATACATCGATTATAAAGATACTGACTTATTACGTCGCTTTATTTCAGAACGTGGGAAGATTTTGCCACGTCGTGTAACGGGGACTAGTGCTAAGAACCAACGTTCTTTAACTATCGCCATCAAGCGTGCACGGATCATGGGCTTATTAGCCTTTGTATCTGAAGACTAA